The region ACAGGACAGTTGTCCAGGGTGGATTAGCAGGTcccagaccacactttgagaacgtCTTCACTAACCCATCAAGACCATTACTGAAAGTTCCCATTTTCTTATTTCGTAAATTAATCCTGTATATGGAGACCCTGCACAGTATCGGAGCAAGACTGTGTGGGAAGTAAAACCCAGCAATGATTTTTCAGGAAGAAGTATTCTGGAAAGAGTTCATAATTCTTGGATTAAATACTTTCAGTTtagttctttcaatattttttggttttaatttgggAACAGGGAAGATACAAGATGTTAGCAAGCATGTATTAAAACCTTGACACCAATTCTTAGAAGTACAGACACTGGTGGTCACTACATCCCACCTTGCCTCTCTCTCGTGGTCCTGTCACCTGTCTCCATTTACACATGATCCTCCTTGAGGTAATTTCCCCACGGATGCATGCCATGTTTTTGCTTTCAGTCACATTATGCAGAAAGCATTTGGACCTGTTTTTATACCCCTTGTTTACCTAAATTCTATTACGCTGTGATATAAGAAAAGGAGATTCTTGACAGCCACAGCTGTTGATTAGCAAATTCAGAGTAGGACCCAAGGGGCTGCCTTTCCTAAGCAACTCTACTGGCCCACAATGACCAATCACTTGGAGTCTGAACCCTGGAAAAGCTTGGAGTAAATTCCATGGTCCCCGGGGAAAGATTTCTGGGGTAAGTTGCACCAGAAACCCCAGGCACGTTGGGGTGTAAGATTcagaggtcatttttttttaatcgcccatgaaaatgaaaaaacttaCAGACCTTTCCGTTTGCAGTCCAGTGTTTGTATGGGAAACACGTAATTGTAGCAAAGAGAAGAGTCCACCTCGGGCTTGATGACTGGGGGCCTCCCGGACACTTGGGGTTTCGGGTCTAATTGTTCCCTCTCCTCTTCATCGCACAACTGTTCAGGTTTTATCTgcctcagttttttgttttttagctcatGTGGGCTTTCGCACTTGGCGTAGTTCCCCAAGTTCCGGTTTCTTGGGATCTGCAACATTGAAATTAGGGTCTCCATCTCACAAGTGCAGTGCCAGGGGTTGTCGTAGAGGCGCAGGTAGCCCAGGAGAGGCGTGTGAAGGAACACTTCCTCCGTCAGGACTTGGAGGCGGTTGTGCTGCAGCAGCAGGGTGGTCAGTTTATTTAAACCAAAGAAGGCCTCGCTCTCAATCTTGGAGATCTCGTTCTGCTGCAGATCCAGGGTTTTCAGCCTCTTAAACCTGGAAAACATCTTGTCCTTCAATATGCGGATCTTGTTCCTGGCCAGCAGCATGTGCAGCAGATCCGGGGGCCAGTCGGGCAGCACGTAAACCAGTTTCCTTTCCTGACAGTCCAAGTACTTCTCGTGGAGGTACGTGTAGGCCTCGCAGGGGGGCCCCGAGCCCCTCCGGGCGCCCCCCGGGCTGGCCTTGCGGAGCTCCGCCGCCTCGCAGAGGCCGAGCAGCATCACCAGGGCGACCGCGCGCATCCTGACATCCAGCTGGCCCCGGGCCTGGACCGACGGACCGACGGCTTCCTGGGCGCTCCGAGACCCCGCGCACGCGCACCGCAGTCCCTAGGCCGTGCGAGAAAACACTGTGAGCCTGGGGTGCCCGACCCTGAGCAGTCTCACAAACACATGCGCTTCCCTTACATTCGTACTGTATGGTGGTGTGATGGACGGCTGACGTCATGATGCATGACGGCATATGACCTGATGACGTGGGTATGACATGATGATTCGACTTTTGCATATGTTGTTGTGAGATGATCACCTCAatgagtatatatacataaaatatatatatatttatttatatataaaatataaatatatttatttatatataaaatataaatatatttatacatttataaataaataaataaatatatttatatattatttattttttttcttttttttttttcaaagcaaagaCATTGCAATGAATAAAGGCCCAGCCTGAACGGTGCCCCCTCCCGCCCGCCTGCTTTGGTGGCTGCACCTTGGGGCCCTGGGTTGGATGGAAGCCTCTCCTGCTGGCTTCACTGTGTGACCTCAGCTACTTACCGAACGCCCTCTCCTGCATCTGTGAAGTGGGGCATGGATGCCTCCCAGGAAGCACTGCTGCCAGGAGGAGACAGGCTTAGGCGCCTGAGACTCTGCCCAGGGCGAGTCTAGGGGAAGCACCTGGCTGTGTTAGGGCTTAGCAGTAGGAAGAGTGAAACAGTGGATTCAAGAAGTTAAGGGGAGTCTTCTTACAATCTTGaggtgtgcaaaaaaaaaaaaaaaaaaaagagaagtaggtGTGCAATAGCTAGGTCctcccaagctttttttttttttttttccctgtactATCTCCTCATTAACCAACCATATTCAATGTGAGATCCAGAAATGCTGGAAGTATACTGCACCGG is a window of Vulpes lagopus strain Blue_001 chromosome 11, ASM1834538v1, whole genome shotgun sequence DNA encoding:
- the LRRC17 gene encoding leucine-rich repeat-containing protein 17, producing the protein MRAVALVMLLGLCEAAELRKASPGGARRGSGPPCEAYTYLHEKYLDCQERKLVYVLPDWPPDLLHMLLARNKIRILKDKMFSRFKRLKTLDLQQNEISKIESEAFFGLNKLTTLLLQHNRLQVLTEEVFLHTPLLGYLRLYDNPWHCTCEMETLISMLQIPRNRNLGNYAKCESPHELKNKKLRQIKPEQLCDEEEREQLDPKPQVSGRPPVIKPEVDSSLCYNYVFPIQTLDCKRKELKKVPKNIPPDIVKLDLSYNKINQLRPKEFEDVHELRKLNLSSNGIEFIDPAAFLGLTHLEELDLSNNSLQNFDYGVLEDLYFLKLLWLGDNPWRCDYNIHYLYYWLKHHYNVHYNGLECKTPEEYKGWFLGKYIRTYFEECPKDKLPAYPETFDQDTEDDEWEKIHRDHTTKKQRVRITIVG